In Sphaeramia orbicularis chromosome 12, fSphaOr1.1, whole genome shotgun sequence, the following proteins share a genomic window:
- the ckap4 gene encoding cytoskeleton-associated protein 4: MTAKNRHKSSSSDKSQTSSQDDASKKSPKSTSNGLSGSAAQGPKSGSCLGLFVSAVFYITLIGAAGFAAFHLQQMMEEIRQTSAKNEESARQSAEVIVKLESVVQQVESLRSVVDGLESSLGITRVEMEGAISRMKKGEVETRKVEEALHKLQNDLLRDLSQGITEVKEAREKDFSSLEKTVEERLAEVSQSITASVTEFTEAQGEAQSQLAELKARLGDLEDPTLIKQEIAAIVDTVAEIRTAKQAADASVDSLRDQIGAVREELQTRNQEVVSLSQEVESVRTVVQQNIGNLKQSVSAAESDILTLKDKTATLEGSMAQATDSVHNVEQQLDEATTQAQKRSEDLEARVRASEESGDSLSTSLTDITAKIESLLAKYDTHESILSAQGQIADKTKNGIEQGMEAFKSNLEELQTNLAALTNAQAKLVAKDSSLGHQVEDLVKRLTSLEDSSTSSVKSEQLKSLQSMVAGLENKAAKLEGHEQAISALQKAVEKTTQTLEGLSRAPKK, from the exons ATGACTGCGAAAAACAGACATAAGAGCAGCTCCAGCGACAAAAGCCAAACATCCAGCCAAGATGATGCTTCCAAGAAGAGCCCAAAGAGCACCAGTAACGGGCTCAGTGGCTccgcagcccaggggccaaagtcAGGGAGCTGTCTGGGGCTCTTTGTATCCGCTGTGTTTTATATTACTTTAATAGGGGCTGCGGGTTTTGCTGCTTTTCACCTACAGCAGATGATGGAGGAAATCCGCCAGACCAGCGCAAAAAATGAAGAGAGCGCACGGCAAAGCGCAGAAGTTATTGTTAAACTGGAGAGCGTCGTCCAACAG GTGGAGTCTCTGAGGAGTGTTGTGGATGGACTGGAGTCGTCGCTGGGCATCACACGGGTGGAGATGGAGGGGGCCATCAGCCGGATGAAGAAGGGAGAGGTGGAGACCAGGAAGGTTGAGGAGGCCCTTCACAAGCTCCAGAATGATCTACTCAGGGACCTCTCTCAGGGCATTACTGAGGTGAAGGAGGCTCGTGAGAAGGACTTCTCCTCCTTAGAGAAGACTGTGGAGGAGCGCTTGGCTGAGGTGAGTCAGTCCATCACAGCCAGCGTCACCGAGTTCACCGAAGCTCAGGGAGAGGCGCAGAGTCAGCTGGCAGAACTCAAAGCCCGTCTAGGAGACCTGGAAGACCCCACACTGATCAAACAGGAAATCGCTGCCATTGTTGACACTGTAGCTGAAATCAGAACAGCTAAGCAGGCAGCTGATGCTTCAGTTGATTCACTCAGGGACCAGATAGGTGCAGTGAGAGAAGAGCTCCAGACCCGCAACCAGGAAGTGGTCTCACTGTCACAAGAAGTTGAGTCAGTCAGGACAGTGGTGCAACAGAATATTGGGAACCTGAAGCAGTCTGTCTCTGCAGCAGAGTCTGATATCCTGACTTTAAAGGATAAAACTGCAACACTGGAGGGCAGCATGGCACAGGCTACTGACTCTGTTCATAATGTGGAGCAACAGCTAGATGAAGCAACCACTCAAGCCCAGAAAAGGTCAGAAGACCTGGAAGCCAGAGTTAGAGCATCAGAGGAGAGTGGGGATTCACTGTCCACATCACTCACAGACATCACTGCTAAAATAGAATCACTGCTGGCCAAGTATGACACCCATGAAAGTATTCTTTCTGCACAAGGACAAATTGCAGATAAAACCAAAAATGGCATAGAGCAGGGGATGGAGGCATTTAAAAGCAACCTGGAGGAGCTCCAGACCAACCTGGCTGCTCTTACCAATGCCCAAGCTAAACTGGTTGCAAAGGACTCCAGCCTGGGCCATCAGGTGGAGGACTTGGTGAAAAGGCTGACCTCTCTGGAGGACAGCAGCACAAGCAGCGTGAAGTCAGAGCAGCTGAAGAGCTTACAAAGCATGGTAGCTGGCTTGGAAAACAAAGCAGCTAAGCTAGAAGGCCACGAACAAGCCATTTCTGCACTTCAGAAAGCCGTGGAGAAGACAACACAGACACTAGAAGGCTTATCTAGAGCCCCAAAGAAGTAG